A window of Nitratireductor kimnyeongensis genomic DNA:
GCGATTTCTCGTTTCGCTTAAGTGATTGTTTTATTAAGAAAAAGAAATTTGGCTGGGGAACCTGGATTCGAACCAGGACTAACGGAGTCAGAGTCCGTGGGTCTACCGTTAACCTATTCCCCAGCGGGCGGCGCTGGCCGCTTTCGCCACGCTATTTAGCGATATGAGTTTTATAGTCAAGGGCGGATATGGATTCAATTCGGGGAACGACATTTTTCTCGATTGCGCAAAGATGATCGCGTTTCCAGTGAATACCGCTCTTGGTGAAACCAGCTATGGCTGATACTCTGGTGGCAACTAAACGGAATGAGCTGCCTGCTGCGCCCTGAAGGGCTTGCGCGGCGGCGAAGGAATAGCGGTGGAAAACCACGACCACGACGGGGGCTCCCCGTTACAGGGGGTCGTTCGGGATGCCGCGTCGGATGGGGGCTCTTCCCCCGGCTTCGACGATCGGTCGGCCGGACAACCTGCTCTCATGGGTGAGACAGATGTTTTGCCCAAGCGAAAAAGGACGCGCAGGAACAAGGCCTCCCGCCCCCGGGCGGTGTCCCGTCGCGCATTGGAGAAACCCGCAAAAGAGGCATCCAGTGACGATGCTCCAGACATGCGGGCGCAGGGCGAGCAAGCTCTTGCGAACGAGCCTACACGGACGGAGGAAACTTCTCCGAAAAGGAAGCGCAGAAAGCGGCGCAGGCGTCGTGCTTTCGTGCGTGATGCGATGGCGGAGGCCTCTTCCGGAGAAACGCCACATCAAGGCGAGGCGGGAAAGGCGAGCCGGCCACAGCCGGCAAGGCGGCGCGAATCAGATCAGGATGGCCCGCGCACAGCCTATGCGGCGCTCGATCTAGGTACCAACAATTGCCGCCTGCTGGTGGCCGTGCCAACCAGACCCGGGCATTTTCGCGTGGTGGACGCATTCTCGCGGATTGTACGCCTTGGAGAAGGACTGAGCCGCGAAGGCCGGCTAAGCGAAGCGGCGATGGACAGAGCTGTCGGTGCGCTTGGCATTTGTGCCGAAAAGCTGGGTCATCGAAAGCCCCGGCGTATGCGGCTGATCGCGACGGAAGCCTGCCGCTCGGCCGAAAATGGCGAAGCGTTCATCGAACGTGTGAAGCACGAGACCGGGCTCACGCTGGAAATTATCGACCGCCAGACGGAAGCGCGGCTGGCCGTTGCCGGCTGCAGCACATTGGTGGACCGCGGAACGGAGGGCGTGGTTCTTTTCGATATCGGCGGCGGCTCGTCGGAAATTGCTCTGGTGGACATTTCGCGCCACCGCACCCCGCGGCTTGCCGATCACATCGTTGCCTGGACGTCACTGCCTGTGGGGGTGGTGTCGCTTGCAGAGCGTTTCGGCGGCCACCATGTGACGCGTGAAAGTTTTTCGGCGATGGTCGACGCGGTGAGTGACATGCTTGACCGGTTTGACGATGGCGGACGGCTTTCGAAGGTCGCTGCCGGGGGGCGGTTTCATCTGATCGGAACTTCGGGAACGGTTACGACGCTCGCCGGTGTTCACTTGGGGCTGGCGCGCTACGATCGAAGACAGGTCGACGGGCTATGGATGGAGCGGGACAATGTGGACCGCATGATCGACACATTGCTTTCATGGGATTTCGAACAGCGCAAGGCCAATCCCTGCATCGGCGCGGACCGCGCCGACCTCGTGCTCGCTGGTTGTGCAATCCTTGAGGCAATACGCCGGCGCTGGCCCTCTGAGCGCTTGCGGGTGGCGGACCGTGGCCTGCGCGAAGGCATGTTGAACGAAATGATGGCTGCCGATGGCGCCTGGCGGCGGCGTCGGCAGACGGGGCGAAGCAAATGAGGTTTTGCGGATGAGCAAGAAACCGGCCAAAACGGGCGGCGGCGCTCGTGCGCTCAAAACACGGGTCAAGAAAAAGCGCGGGCTGAAAAACTCGTCCCGCCGCTGGCTCGAACGGCATCTCAACGATCCCTATGTGCACCGCGCGCAGGCTGAGGGCATGCGCTCGCGCGCAGCCTACAAGCTGACGGAGATCGACGACCGCCACAAGCTGCTGTTTCCAGGGGCACGGGTGATCGATCTGGGAGCGGCGCCCGGAGGGTGGTGCCAGGTTGCGGCCGAGCGGGTCGGGTCCACTCCTGAAAACCCGCTCGTCGTCGGCATCGACTATCTGGGGATGGATGCAGTGCCCGGCGCGATCGTGCTCGAGATGGATTTCCTGGACGATGATGCGCCGGAGCGCCTTCTGGAGACGCTCGGCGATGCGCCGGATCTGGTCATCTCCGACATGGCCGCACCGACCACCGGTCACCGCCAAACGGATCATCTGCGCACCATGCATCTGTGCGAGACGGCAGCGGATTTCGCGCTGTCCGTCTTGAAACCTGGCGGGCATTTTCTGGCGAAGACCTTCCAGGGAGGCGCCGAAACCGGCTTGCTCGATCAACTGAAGCGCAATTTCAAGTCTGTTCACCACGTGAAGCCGCAAGCTTCACGTGCGGAATCGGTGGAACTCTACCTCCTGGCCAAGGGATTCAAGGGACGCTCCGAAGAGGAGTTATAGTGTACTTGCCTCATTCGCCGGCGGGAGTCGGCTCGTCGCCCCTGTTGCGCCGCTTGATGTGACCAGAAACGCGGCTACCTGCTTCAGGCGGGAGGGACAGAAACGGGATGGCGGCCAGTGCAGAAAGTGCGGCCACGATCAGAAAGGCGCTGACAAAAGCGTCCATGCCGAGTTCCGTGCCGGTGATGAAGGCGGACATCTCGAGAATGCCACCACCGACCGCAACCCCCAGCGCGATGCTGACCTGCTGAGCTGCCGCTGAGATGGTCGACGCCTGACTTGCCTCACGGTCACCGAGCTCGGCGAAAACGAGCGCAGTGGCCGACGTGAAGAAGAGTGAGCGAAGAAGGCCAGATCCAATCAGCACAGTGACGATGATCCAGTGCGGTGTTGCCGGCGTGAACAAGGCATTGACGGCAATGCTGGCCGCGCCGAGCACGGATGCTGCTACAAGAACGACCCGGAAACCACCGAGACGCAGCGCGGTAGTGGCGATGAACTTCATGGCAATTGCGCCGAAGGCCGATGCGAAGGTGAGAAGACCGGACTGAAACGGCGTCAGGCCGAACACGACCTGAAACATCAGCGGCAGCAGGAAGGGCACTGCGCCGACGCCGATCCGGAAGAGCGACCCGCCAATGATCGCCGAGCGGAAAGCGCGGTTTGCGAAAAGGCCAAGATTGAGGATGGGGTTCGAGGCCTGAAATGCATGACGGATGTAAAGCGCCGAAGCCAGGAACCCTAACAACACCGTCAAGACTCCGACGATCGGCGGCAGGGCCGGCAGGCTGATGACCGAGAGACCAAACACCAGACCTGACGCGCCGATGCTGCAGAGCAGGAAGCCCGAAAGGTCCAGCCGCCCGGTCTCCTCCCGTGCGAAATCCGGCAGTACAAATCCGGAGATGATGATGCCCAGGAGACCGATGGGCACATTGATCAGAAAGATCCAGTGCCAGGAAAAATACGTGGTGACGAAGCCGCCGAGCGGAGGGCCGGCGATCGGACCGATCAGCGCGGGGACAGTCAGCCAGGCCATCGCTTTGACAAGTTGCTCTCGCGGAACAGCCCGCACGAGAACAAGGCGACCAACCGGCGTCATCATCGCGCCGCCCATGCCCTGCAAAAACCGTGAGAGGACGAAAGCGGCCAGCGAATTGGAGAAAGCGCAAGCGATGGAACCGAGCACGAAGACCGCGATCGCAATGCGGAAGACCTTTTTTGCCCCAAAACGGTCAGCCATGAAACCACTGATCGGGATAAAGATGGCGAGCGAAACGAGATAGCTGGTCAGGGCAAGCTTCAACGTCACGGGGCTGGTGCCGATGTCGGCAGCGATCGCCGGAAGGGATGTGGCGATGACGGTTGAATCCATCTGCTCCATGAAGAGCGCGACGGCGAGTATCAGTGGCAATGTGCGGTTCAAAGCATTCGATCCCTGTGCCGGTCTGTCGGGTGAGGCTGGGAGGGAGGGGTGGACAGGCCGGATCAGCACGCGGGCTATAGCATGGGGTATGTCGCTTGTCCTGTGGCAAAGGCGACGCTGTGTTGGTGCTGTCATGTAGTGTGGACGAAACATTCCACGTGCATACAGGCAGACCTCCTTTTCAAGCCGGCGCTTCCGTGGTACCAGCCAGCGCCAATCCTGAAAGGGAATCACACAAGCGAGGCCTTGCCATTTCATGGCGGGGTCGCGCGTCCTCTTATTCCAAAGGGTCGGCCATGGCGAAAATCATCGAGACAGCAACCGGCGCCCAGGCGCTTACATTCGACGACGTGCTCCTGCAGCCCGGCCATTCCGAAGTGATGCCCGGTCAGACGGACGTGCGCACGCGCATCGCCGGTGACATCGACCTCAACATTCCGATTCTCTCGGCGGCTATGGACACGGTGACGGAAGCACGCCTTGCGATTGCCATGGCCCAGGCAGGCGGCATCGGCGTCATTCATCGCAATTTGACACCGGTGGAACAGGCCGAACAGGTTCGCCAGGTTAAAAAATTCGAATCCGGCATGGTCGTGAACCCGATCACCATCGGCCCCGACGCGACCCTCGCGGAGGCACAGGCACTGATGCGGGCCAATGGTATCTCCGGCATTCCGGTGGTGGAAAATGGTGGAGCGGGCGGTCACGCGACGGGGCGGCTCGCCGGCATTCTGACCAATCGCGATGTACGTTTCGCCTCCGATCCTGAGCAGCCGGTGCGCGAATTGATGACCCATCAGAATCTTGTGACGGTCAAGGAAGGGGTGGCGCAGGACGAAGCAAAGCGGCTTCTGCACCAACACCGTATCGAGAAGCTTCTTGTGGTCGATGACGCGGGCAACTGCGTCGGCCTCATCACGGTCAAGGACATCGAGAAGTCTCAGCTCAATCCTCACGCGTCTAAAGACGCGCAGGGGCGGCTGCGTGCAGCGGCGGCAACGAGTGTTGGCGACGACGGTTTCGAGCGTGCCGAACGCCTGATCGATGCAGGTGTGGACCTGCTGGTGATCGACACCGCCCATGGTCATTCGCAGCGTGTGCTCGATGCGGTGGCGCGGGCCAAGCAGCTTTCCAACACCGTGCGCATCATTGCTGGCAATGTGGCAACCGCCGATGGCACAAAGGCGCTGATTGACGCAGGCGCTGACGGGGTCAAGATCGGCATCGGTCCGGGCTCGATCTGTACCACGCGCATCGTCGCGGGTGTCGGCGTGCCGCAGCTTTCGGCCATCATGTCCGCGGTCGAGGTTGCCGACAACGCTGGCGTCTCGCTGATCGCCGATGGCGGCATCAAATTCTCCGGAGATCTGGCGAAGGCGCTCGCCGCCGGTGCCTCAGCCGTGATGGTCGGCTCGCTTCTGGCGGGCACCGATGAAAGCCCGGGCGAAGTCTACCTGCATCAAGGACGTTCCTTCAAAGCCTATCGCGGCATGGGTTCGGTCGGCGCGATGGCGCGGGGTTCAGCCGACCGCTATTTCCAGGCCGAGGTGCGTGACACGCTGAAGCTTGTTCCTGAGGGTATTGAAGGACAGGTGCCGTACAAGGGGCCTGCAGGTGGCGTGCTGCACCAGCTCACGGGCGGGCTCAAGGCGGCTATGGGCTATGTG
This region includes:
- a CDS encoding Ppx/GppA phosphatase family protein, with the protein product MKGLRGGEGIAVENHDHDGGSPLQGVVRDAASDGGSSPGFDDRSAGQPALMGETDVLPKRKRTRRNKASRPRAVSRRALEKPAKEASSDDAPDMRAQGEQALANEPTRTEETSPKRKRRKRRRRRAFVRDAMAEASSGETPHQGEAGKASRPQPARRRESDQDGPRTAYAALDLGTNNCRLLVAVPTRPGHFRVVDAFSRIVRLGEGLSREGRLSEAAMDRAVGALGICAEKLGHRKPRRMRLIATEACRSAENGEAFIERVKHETGLTLEIIDRQTEARLAVAGCSTLVDRGTEGVVLFDIGGGSSEIALVDISRHRTPRLADHIVAWTSLPVGVVSLAERFGGHHVTRESFSAMVDAVSDMLDRFDDGGRLSKVAAGGRFHLIGTSGTVTTLAGVHLGLARYDRRQVDGLWMERDNVDRMIDTLLSWDFEQRKANPCIGADRADLVLAGCAILEAIRRRWPSERLRVADRGLREGMLNEMMAADGAWRRRRQTGRSK
- a CDS encoding RlmE family RNA methyltransferase, translating into MSKKPAKTGGGARALKTRVKKKRGLKNSSRRWLERHLNDPYVHRAQAEGMRSRAAYKLTEIDDRHKLLFPGARVIDLGAAPGGWCQVAAERVGSTPENPLVVGIDYLGMDAVPGAIVLEMDFLDDDAPERLLETLGDAPDLVISDMAAPTTGHRQTDHLRTMHLCETAADFALSVLKPGGHFLAKTFQGGAETGLLDQLKRNFKSVHHVKPQASRAESVELYLLAKGFKGRSEEEL
- a CDS encoding DHA2 family efflux MFS transporter permease subunit, whose product is MNRTLPLILAVALFMEQMDSTVIATSLPAIAADIGTSPVTLKLALTSYLVSLAIFIPISGFMADRFGAKKVFRIAIAVFVLGSIACAFSNSLAAFVLSRFLQGMGGAMMTPVGRLVLVRAVPREQLVKAMAWLTVPALIGPIAGPPLGGFVTTYFSWHWIFLINVPIGLLGIIISGFVLPDFAREETGRLDLSGFLLCSIGASGLVFGLSVISLPALPPIVGVLTVLLGFLASALYIRHAFQASNPILNLGLFANRAFRSAIIGGSLFRIGVGAVPFLLPLMFQVVFGLTPFQSGLLTFASAFGAIAMKFIATTALRLGGFRVVLVAASVLGAASIAVNALFTPATPHWIIVTVLIGSGLLRSLFFTSATALVFAELGDREASQASTISAAAQQVSIALGVAVGGGILEMSAFITGTELGMDAFVSAFLIVAALSALAAIPFLSLPPEAGSRVSGHIKRRNRGDEPTPAGE
- the guaB gene encoding IMP dehydrogenase; its protein translation is MAKIIETATGAQALTFDDVLLQPGHSEVMPGQTDVRTRIAGDIDLNIPILSAAMDTVTEARLAIAMAQAGGIGVIHRNLTPVEQAEQVRQVKKFESGMVVNPITIGPDATLAEAQALMRANGISGIPVVENGGAGGHATGRLAGILTNRDVRFASDPEQPVRELMTHQNLVTVKEGVAQDEAKRLLHQHRIEKLLVVDDAGNCVGLITVKDIEKSQLNPHASKDAQGRLRAAAATSVGDDGFERAERLIDAGVDLLVIDTAHGHSQRVLDAVARAKQLSNTVRIIAGNVATADGTKALIDAGADGVKIGIGPGSICTTRIVAGVGVPQLSAIMSAVEVADNAGVSLIADGGIKFSGDLAKALAAGASAVMVGSLLAGTDESPGEVYLHQGRSFKAYRGMGSVGAMARGSADRYFQAEVRDTLKLVPEGIEGQVPYKGPAGGVLHQLTGGLKAAMGYVGAANLGEFRSKATFVRISGAGLRESHAHDVTITRESPNYPGGA